From Mytilus edulis chromosome 8, xbMytEdul2.2, whole genome shotgun sequence, one genomic window encodes:
- the LOC139487043 gene encoding cyclic GMP-AMP synthase-like receptor 2 → MTETETKTVSLARYRYMCQNIVGSENHVNTIRQMNTVRDNMYSNDFYTVITSGSFGEGLEMRGSDLDAMHVIKFIEVYENIKPAENHLNVIYLSMETDDVKAGFTQLQVEQTNHQVVFETLEELNGKHYFSSTLFKRQFLNGPDCVAHGPCISDTKGKYDYAFCLHCTKWVSQASQWITRSSNSWPSYIVKQSILKHGVLFVPIGVKGSPKEDIQWRISFSVAEQFLIRTFTHSQLICYALLKILLKDVIATYAECEDLLCSYFLKAIIFWISEELPQSIWKPEN, encoded by the exons ATGACAG aaacagaaacaaaaaccGTATCATTAGCACGGTATCGTTACATGTGTCAGAACATAGTTGGATCAGAGAATCATGTTAACACCATCAGACAGATGAATACAGTTAGGGATAATATGTACAGCAATGATTTTTATACCGTTATCACAAGTGGAAGTTTTGGAGAAGGACTGGAGATGAGAGGAAGTGATTTGGATGCGATGCATGTAATAAAATTCATCGAGGTTTATGAAAACATAAAACCTGCTGAAAACCATTTAAATGTAATATACTTGTCGATGGAGACAGATGATGTAAAAGCTGGTTTCACGCAGTTGCAAGTAGAACAAACGAATCATCAAGTTGTATTTGAAACCCTCGAGGAACTTAATGGAAAACACTATTTCTCAAGCACATTATTTAAACGACAGTTCTTAAATGGACCAGATTGTGTAGCTCATGGACCATGCATATCGGACACCAAAGGAAAGTATGACTATGCCTTCTGCTTACATTGTACTAAATGGGTATCACAAGCATCACAGTGGATAACAAGATCAAGTAACTCATGGCCAAGTTATATTGTAAAACAAAGTATTTTAAAGCATGGAGTACTTTTTGTACCTATCGGAGTGAAAGGATCGCCAAAAGAGGATATACAATGGCGAATTTCTTTTTCTGTTGCTGAACAATTTCTAATAAGAACCTTTACCCACTCTCAATTAATATGTTATGCCCTCCTGAAAATTCTTTTGAAAGATGTTATAGCAACCTACGCCGAATGTGAAGATTTACTGTGTTCATATTTCTTGAAAGCAATAATATTCTGGATATCAGAGGAATTACCACAATCAATATGGAAACCAGAAAACTAA